One window from the genome of Pieris napi chromosome 3, ilPieNapi1.2, whole genome shotgun sequence encodes:
- the LOC125063318 gene encoding ras-related protein Rab-9B → MVEENDQHYGRTSNKNVLLKIVILGDGGVGKSCLMSRFISNHFDDHNFHTIGVEFMNKMLDVNGKQYTLQIWDTAGQERFKSLRTPFYRGTDICILAYAIDDRSSFNNIKTWLNEFLHYAGVKNGIEKFPFVVVGNKSDVSSKDREVSHDQLKQWCEQNKIGTYIETSAKTDNNVVEAFSMAVQRWANLEEKAEKELRMLHHPDTVTLHGSAPSGGLRATCCSRFVD, encoded by the exons ATGGTCGAGGAAAACGATCAGCATTATGGAAGAACATCGAATAAGAACGTTTTGTTAAAGATTGTGATCCTTGGAGACGGTGGAGTCGGAAAGTCATGTTTAATGAGTAGATTTATATCTAATCACTTTGACGATCATAATTTTCACACGATAGGAGTggaatttatgaataaaatgttaGATGTTAATGGAAAACAATACACATTGCAG ATTTGGGATACAGCTGGCCAAGAAAGATTTAAATCTCTTAGAACCCCATTCTATCGTGGTACTGATATATGCATTTTAGCGTATGCTATTGATGACCGCAGttcctttaataatattaaaacatggtTGAATGAGTTTTTACACTATGCTGGAGTAAAAAATGGAATTGAAAAGTTTCCTTTTGTTGTTGTTGGCAATAAG TCAGATGTATCTTCAAAAGACCGAGAAGTTTCTCACGATCAACTGAAACAATGGTGTGAGCAAAATAAAATTGGCACATATATAGAGACATCGGCCAAGACTGATAATAATGTTGTGGAAGCATTTTCTATGGCCGTACAAAG ATGGGCAAATCTCGAAGAAAAGGCCGAGAAAGAGCTCCGCATGTTACATCATCCGGACACTGTTACTTTACATGGATCGGCGCCATCTGGCGGCCTCCGAGCGACTTGCTGCTCCCGATTTGTGGATTGA
- the LOC125063297 gene encoding nuclear hormone receptor FTZ-F1 beta, translating to MNTMTSEGEAVKVEGGHISVTTISMPGPDTTSGQFSYSSSGVRISVSSVPHDEDSTDAEISKIDFTQRQYEVNMRNKKKRSSMNGEEQERPMSWEGELSDHEMVIDTSVNNDENSNSIDLQSSRDSLDTLRNVTIKSENVKTEPFQSLDDERVLDLKYAPLQPHQRSLSMNRISVLTDNSLSLARRPSSPTSSAKSLALSDHYEQMPMQNSITEVQNLTIKKETQLSELKCESLGMEKLLGAHGSPLMGRLPRVQSSASTDSAVHSMYTHSVYSSPSASPRPSRHYTPSLSRNNSDASHSSCYSYSSEFSPTHSPVQSRHPHLLYRETAVYPASPAHDDDSEQIDDRLHHHQGISRQQLINSPCPICGDKISGFHYGIFSCESCKGFFKRTVQNRKNYMCLRGGNCPVTVATRKKCPACRFDKCLGCGMKLEAIREDRTRGGRSTYQCSYSLSGASSTGSLLSAHAPTTMRHASSLSSVSGPGSYSSRGESSNSRLTPDIPPLLQEIMDVEHLWQYNESELNRLGKSTGSPSANPLLAASGITAQNSSADFLADLCNIADHRLYKIVKWCKSLPLFKNISIDDQICLLINSWCELLVLSCCYRGVSTPGEVRVGGGRGITLQQSAKYGLTPCIERMLSFTDHLRRLRVDRYEYVALKVIVLLTSDAPELREAECVRASQEKALAALQAYTATHSPDTPAKFGELLLRIPELQRTCQFFMQVGKEMLNPTNKKDGEAPSFNLLMELLRGDH from the exons ATGAACACGATGACTAGTGAAGGAGAAGCAGTGAAGGTGGAAGGCGGACATATTTCTGTGACCACTATCAGTATGCCGGGACCAGATACGACTAGCG GCCAGTTCTCATACAGTTCGAGCGGTGTGCGCATCAGCGTCTCATCAGTGCCTCACGATGAAGACTCGACCGACGCCGAGATCTCTAAAATTGACTTTACCCAACGTCAGTACGAG GTGAACATGAGAAATAAGAAGAAGCGATCCTCTATGAATGGCGAGGAACAAGAGAGGCCGATGTCGTGGGAGGGGGAGCTCTCCGACCACGAGATGGTCATAGACACGAGCGTAAACaacg ATGAAAACAGCAATTCTATCGACCTGCAGTCGTCTCGGGACTCGTTGGACACGCTTCGGAACGTCACAATAAAGTCTGAGAATGTGAAGACCGAGCCGTTTCAGAGCCTCGACGACGAGAGGGTTCTGGATTTAAAGTATGCCCCTCTGCAGCCTCATCAGAGGAGTCTCAGTATGAACAGA ATATCAGTGCTGACAGACAACAGCCTCTCGCTCGCTCGTCGCCCGTCCTCGCCCACGAGTAGCGCGAAATCCCTGGCCTTGTCCGACCACTACGAACAGATGCCGATGCAGAACTCCATCACTGAAGTTCAGAACTTGACTATCAAGAAGGAGACGCAGCTCTCGG AATTAAAATGCGAGTCCCTCGGCATGGAGAAGCTGTTGGGAGCTCACGGATCACCCCTCATGGGGAGGCTTCCGCGGGTGCAGTCCAGCGCCAGTACCGATTCGGCGGTTCATTCTATGTACACGCAcag CGTCTACAGCAGCCCCTCGGCCAGCCCCCGCCCCTCGCGCCACTACACGCCCTCTCTCTCGCGGAACAACAGCGACGCATCGCACTCCTCCTGCTACTCCTACAGCTCGGAGTTCTCGCCGACGCATTCGCCGGTTCAG agTCGCCACCCTCACCTTCTATATCGCGAAACGGCCGTGTACCCGGCGTCACCCGCCCACGACGACGACTCGGAGCAGATCGATGACAGACTTCATCATCATCAGGGGATCAGCAGGCAGCAGCTTATAAATAG CCCCTGCCCCATATGCGGGGACAAGATCAGCGGGTTCCACTACGGCATCTTCTCGTGCGAGTCTTGCAAGGGCTTCTTCAAGCGCACCGTGCAGAACCGCAAGAACTACATGTGCCTCCGAGGGGGCAACTGCCCCGTCACCGTGGCCACGAGGAAGAAGTGCCCGGCCTGCCGCTTCGACAAGTGCCTCGGGTGCGGGATGAAGCTGGAAG CGATCCGAGAAGACCGCACCCGAGGCGGACGTTCCACGTACCAGTGCTCGTACTCTTTGTCCGGCGCCTCGTCCACCGGCTCGTTGCTCTCTGCGCACGCGCCGACCACCATGCGACACGCCTCCAGCCTCAGCTCG GTTTCAGGCCCGGGGTCGTACAGCAGTCGAGGGGAATCCAGCAACAGCCGACTCACGCCGGATATTCCGCCATTATTGCAA GAAATAATGGACGTGGAGCATCTCTGGCAGTACAACGAGTCTGAGCTGAACAGACTGGGCAAGTCGACGGGCAGTCCTTCGGCGAACCCCCTCCTGGCCGCCAGCGGGATCACGGCGCAGAACTCCAGCGCGGACTTCCTCGCGGACCTGTGCAACATCGCCGACCACAGGCTGTACAAGATCGTCAAGTGGTGCAAGAGTCTGCCGCTCTTCAAGAACATCTCG ATCGACGACCAGATCTGCCTGCTCATAAACAGCTGGTGCGAGCTGCTGGTGCTGTCGTGCTGCTACCGCGGGGTGAGCACTCCCGGCGAAGTGCGCGTGGGAGGCGGAAGGGGCATCACCCTGCAGCAGAGCGCCAA ATACGGTCTTACGCCATGTATAGAACGAATGCTGAGCTTCACGGACCACCTGAGACGTCTCCGGGTGGACAGATACGAATACGTCGCTCTCAAGGTCATCGTGCTGCTCACTTCGG ATGCGCCCGAGTTGCGTGAAGCGGAGTGCGTGCGCGCATCGCAGGAGAAGGCGCTGGCCGCCCTCCAGGCCTACACGGCCACGCACTCGCCCGACACTCCCGCCAAGTTCGGGGAGCTCCTTCTGCGCATACCCGAGCTGCAGAGGACGTGTCAG TTTTTCATGCAAGTCGGCAAGGAAATGCTGAACCCGACTAATAAGAAGGACGGCGAAGCCCCGAGCTTTAACCTCCTAATGGAGCTGCTCCGAGGTGATCATTGA